In Phaeobacter inhibens DSM 16374, the following proteins share a genomic window:
- the moaA gene encoding GTP 3',8-cyclase MoaA, whose amino-acid sequence MTAPLIDPFARAITYLRVSVTDRCDFRCVYCMSENMTFLPKKELLTLEELDRMCSTFVNLGVEKLRITGGEPLVRRGIMTFFRSMTRHLESGALKELTLTTNGSQLEKYAQDLYDAGVRRVNVSLDTIDEDKFAEITRWGRLPQVLRGIDAAQKAGLRIKINAVALKGFNEDELPAITRWCAERDMDLTWIEVMPMGDIGNENRLGQYWSLKDVRRAYDDHYSVTDLAERTGGPARYVRLEETGQKIGFITPLSHNFCESCNRVRLTCTGELYMCLGQEDMADLRGPLRDHPGNDQALENAIRAAITLKPKGHDFDYSRQKLDGQMPRHMSHTGG is encoded by the coding sequence ATGACTGCTCCGCTTATCGATCCCTTCGCCCGCGCCATCACGTATCTGCGTGTCTCGGTCACCGACCGCTGCGATTTTCGCTGCGTCTACTGCATGTCCGAAAACATGACCTTCCTGCCAAAGAAGGAACTGCTGACACTGGAGGAGCTGGACCGGATGTGTTCGACCTTCGTCAATCTTGGTGTAGAAAAGCTGCGGATCACCGGGGGCGAGCCGCTGGTACGACGCGGCATCATGACTTTCTTCCGCTCCATGACCCGGCACCTCGAAAGCGGCGCCCTGAAAGAGCTGACACTGACCACCAATGGCTCGCAGCTGGAGAAATACGCGCAGGACCTCTATGATGCGGGTGTGCGGCGGGTAAATGTCTCGCTCGACACCATTGATGAGGATAAATTCGCCGAAATCACCCGTTGGGGCCGCCTGCCTCAGGTCCTACGAGGGATCGATGCGGCACAGAAGGCCGGGCTGCGGATCAAGATCAATGCCGTCGCTCTCAAGGGGTTCAACGAAGACGAACTACCCGCGATCACCAGATGGTGCGCTGAACGCGATATGGATCTCACCTGGATCGAGGTCATGCCAATGGGCGATATCGGGAATGAGAACCGACTGGGTCAATACTGGTCGCTGAAAGACGTGCGCCGCGCTTATGACGATCATTACAGCGTCACCGATCTGGCAGAGCGTACAGGCGGGCCGGCACGCTATGTCCGTCTGGAAGAAACCGGCCAGAAAATCGGCTTCATCACGCCGCTTTCGCATAACTTCTGCGAAAGTTGCAACCGTGTGCGGCTGACCTGCACAGGTGAGCTGTACATGTGCCTGGGCCAGGAAGACATGGCAGACCTGCGTGGCCCCCTGCGCGATCATCCTGGGAATGATCAGGCGCTGGAGAATGCGATCCGTGCGGCGATCACATTGAAACCCAAGGG